Proteins encoded together in one Mycobacterium simiae window:
- a CDS encoding 50S ribosomal protein L25/general stress protein Ctc, with amino-acid sequence MAKQSPVNQLAVTVRTETGKGASRRARRNGKIPAVLYGHGTEPQHLELPGHEFAAVLRHSGTNAVLTLDVEGTEQLALTKVLDIHPIRRTIQHADLLVVRRGEKVVVEVRVVIEGDAVPGTLVTQDTNTIEIEADALSIPEQLTVSVEDAEAGTQITAGQIALPNGVSLVSDPEMLVVNVVTAPTAEDLEEEGAGATAEGAESATESAGAADEAGASAAESE; translated from the coding sequence ATGGCGAAGCAATCCCCGGTCAACCAACTCGCGGTCACGGTGCGAACCGAGACGGGCAAGGGAGCGTCCCGCCGGGCCCGCCGCAATGGCAAGATTCCGGCCGTTCTCTACGGCCACGGCACCGAACCGCAGCATCTGGAGCTGCCCGGCCACGAGTTCGCCGCCGTGCTGCGGCACTCCGGCACGAACGCCGTGCTGACGCTTGACGTCGAGGGCACGGAGCAGCTGGCGCTGACCAAGGTGCTCGACATCCATCCGATCCGCCGCACCATTCAGCATGCCGACTTGCTGGTCGTGCGGCGCGGCGAAAAGGTCGTCGTCGAGGTCCGGGTTGTCATCGAGGGCGACGCCGTTCCGGGCACCCTGGTCACCCAGGACACCAACACCATCGAGATCGAGGCCGACGCCCTGTCCATCCCCGAGCAGTTGACCGTCTCGGTCGAGGACGCCGAGGCCGGCACCCAGATCACTGCCGGGCAGATCGCGCTGCCGAACGGTGTCAGCCTGGTCTCCGACCCGGAGATGCTGGTGGTCAACGTGGTCACCGCGCCGACCGCCGAGGACCTCGAGGAAGAGGGCGCGGGCGCGACCGCCGAAGGCGCCGAGTCGGCCACCGAGTCCGCCGGGGCAGCCGACGAGGCCGGGGCGTCGGCCGCAGAGTCCGAGTAA
- a CDS encoding oxidoreductase: MADWTVANLPSFAGRTVIVTGANSGLGAITARELAGRGAMVILAVRTPSKGEAAAATMRGPGAGPVEVRRLDLQDLSSVHEFADGVDTADLLINNAGIMAAPFALTTDGFESQIGTNHFGHFALTNLLLPKLTDRVVTLLSMAHWPGRIDLDDINWKTRRYSPWLAYSQSKLANLLFTTELQRRLRSADSPLRALAVHPGYSHTNLQGASGRRIGDALMSAATRVVATNADFGARQTLYAASQDLPGDTFIGPRFGWIGPTQPVRRSRRAKDPVTATRLWDLSEQLTGVKFPL; the protein is encoded by the coding sequence ATGGCCGACTGGACCGTCGCAAACCTGCCGTCATTTGCCGGGCGCACCGTGATCGTCACCGGCGCCAACAGTGGACTGGGCGCGATCACTGCCCGCGAGTTGGCCGGCCGCGGCGCCATGGTGATCCTGGCCGTCCGCACCCCCAGCAAGGGCGAAGCCGCCGCCGCAACGATGCGCGGTCCCGGCGCCGGACCGGTCGAGGTGCGCCGGCTCGATCTGCAAGATCTGTCGTCGGTGCACGAGTTCGCCGACGGTGTCGACACGGCCGACCTGCTGATCAACAATGCCGGCATCATGGCCGCACCGTTCGCGCTGACCACCGACGGCTTCGAGAGTCAGATCGGCACCAACCACTTCGGCCACTTCGCGCTGACCAACCTGCTGCTCCCGAAGCTGACCGACCGGGTGGTGACCCTGTTATCGATGGCGCATTGGCCGGGGCGGATCGACTTGGACGACATCAACTGGAAGACCCGCCGCTATTCGCCCTGGTTGGCCTACAGCCAGTCCAAGCTGGCCAACCTGTTGTTCACCACCGAGCTGCAGCGTCGCCTGCGGTCGGCCGATTCGCCGCTGCGCGCGCTGGCCGTTCATCCTGGCTATTCGCACACCAACCTGCAGGGTGCCTCGGGCCGCAGGATCGGCGATGCGCTGATGTCGGCGGCCACCCGAGTGGTCGCCACCAACGCCGATTTCGGCGCGCGGCAGACGTTATACGCGGCATCACAGGATTTGCCCGGCGACACCTTCATCGGCCCCCGATTCGGCTGGATCGGGCCCACTCAACCGGTGCGTCGCAGCCGTCGGGCCAAGGATCCGGTCACCGCCACCAGACTGTGGGACCTGTCCGAGCAGCTCACCGGCGTCAAATTTCCGCTCTAA
- a CDS encoding acyl-CoA thioesterase: MNDETDAGGVKKFVEKCQVYFDDLDAFGMFYHGRYLALIDRAFFACVSRLGFTPGHEDLHQVVRETKLVFIEPIRQIGDVDVIFWASRVGRSSALFDFVVKSAAGEHVRGSRSVIKFDPATGRSKPWGEKIRAVFDPGSDDPKQ, translated from the coding sequence ATGAACGATGAAACGGATGCCGGCGGCGTCAAGAAATTTGTTGAAAAGTGTCAAGTCTACTTCGACGATCTTGATGCATTCGGCATGTTCTATCATGGTCGATACCTTGCGTTGATCGATCGCGCTTTCTTCGCCTGCGTGTCGCGGCTTGGATTCACTCCCGGGCATGAAGACTTACATCAGGTGGTGCGTGAAACCAAATTGGTTTTTATCGAGCCCATTCGTCAAATTGGTGATGTAGATGTGATTTTTTGGGCCAGTCGGGTTGGCCGGAGTAGTGCTCTGTTCGACTTTGTGGTGAAGAGTGCTGCCGGTGAGCATGTGCGAGGATCTCGGTCGGTTATCAAGTTCGACCCCGCCACAGGGCGTTCAAAGCCTTGGGGCGAAAAAATCCGCGCCGTCTTTGACCCCGGATCGGACGATCCGAAGCAATAG
- a CDS encoding MmpS family transport accessory protein, with amino-acid sequence MFSLLKRRWMPMLLVFVIGLGGYVVIRIRDSFDANTSVDSGDPNISSDRALNPKRVSYEVMGTPGGTASIDYLDENAQPHQIDGVQLPWSFTIVTTLPSMSANVIAQASTTVSAVRCRVIVDGQVRDDRMDAGYQPFIYCLVKSV; translated from the coding sequence TTGTTTAGTTTGCTCAAACGCAGGTGGATGCCGATGCTGCTTGTTTTCGTGATCGGGTTGGGGGGGTACGTAGTAATTCGTATTCGAGACAGCTTCGACGCCAATACATCGGTCGACAGTGGTGATCCAAATATCAGTAGTGACCGGGCACTCAATCCGAAACGCGTCAGCTACGAGGTCATGGGTACTCCCGGCGGCACGGCCAGCATCGACTACCTCGACGAAAATGCGCAGCCACACCAAATTGACGGCGTTCAATTGCCCTGGTCTTTCACAATTGTGACGACGCTACCTTCGATGTCCGCTAACGTCATCGCTCAGGCGAGTACCACCGTCAGTGCCGTGCGGTGCCGGGTAATCGTCGATGGCCAGGTGCGGGACGACCGCATGGACGCCGGCTATCAACCCTTCATCTACTGCTTAGTGAAATCGGTGTGA
- a CDS encoding MMPL/RND family transporter, which produces MTTNNSRRRLAALTRGLSIPVILFWLLIAAGLGAISPPLEEVASQHAVAMLPKDAPARQAMLRIGHVFHEFSSDSSAMVVLEGREKLGENAHQVYSEIIRKLRADTAHVEYVEDFWSDLLTAPGAQSADGKSAYAQIFLVGDEGSTRSNESVAAVRHILDRTPLPPGIHAYLAGNTVLVGDTVLVSSQSFKTMSLVSLTVIFVMLLVVYRSIITTILGLFVVIVELLAAQGVAATLGNLKFIGLTSVATSMITGLSIAAATDYLIFLLGRYHEARSLGQDRETAFRAAYQGVWRVILASGLTIAGACLCLAATRLPYFQTLGVPCAVAMLVIMAAALTLAPAVLAFASRFGLFDPKRELSTRNWRKIGAVVVRWPKPIIAVTTIIAIMGFAGLLTYIPNYDDRKFTPPNMAANVAYSAADRHFSQARMNPELLMVEADHDLRDPADMLVIDRVAKGVFHLHGIERVQSITRPLGAPLEHSSIPFQIALQSSATLETAKFVNDNADQLLQMADELSTTTAIMERTYNIMKGLTATTHTAAGRTREIVDTTNEIRDHVANFDDTFRPFRSYFYWEQHCVNIPLCWSVRSIFDAVDGIDQIAQELQGLSGDFQQLDRLMSDLLPEFPIAIASMYRMRDLALSTHSRTAGIQALTQEAANGASLMGEYFDQAKNDDSFYLPPDVFNNPDFLRIEKLFMSPDGKAVRFVVTHQGDPASVEGVRHVREIEDSVAESLKGTPLEGARVSLAGAASAYADVQHGVVIDLLVAGIASLILIFTIMLFVTRSVIASLVIVGTVALSLGMACGLSVLIWQDFTNFGLWWLVLPLSSIVLLAVGSDYNLLVVSRLKEGLDAGLNTAIIRGMGASGRVVTAAGLVFAFTMASMIVSDLRLVGEIGTTIALGLLVDTLVVRSFMTPSIAAALGRWFWWPLNTIRPLK; this is translated from the coding sequence GTGACCACCAACAATTCGCGGCGACGACTCGCCGCTCTGACACGTGGCCTGTCTATACCAGTGATCTTGTTTTGGCTTCTTATCGCCGCCGGTTTAGGCGCAATCTCACCGCCGCTGGAGGAGGTCGCGAGCCAACACGCAGTTGCGATGTTACCGAAGGATGCCCCGGCCCGTCAGGCTATGCTTCGAATTGGCCACGTGTTCCACGAGTTCAGTTCCGACTCATCAGCTATGGTCGTCTTAGAGGGACGCGAGAAGCTCGGCGAAAATGCGCATCAGGTTTATAGCGAGATCATCAGAAAACTTCGCGCCGATACCGCACACGTCGAATATGTCGAAGATTTCTGGAGTGATCTGCTGACGGCGCCTGGGGCGCAAAGCGCGGACGGCAAGTCCGCTTACGCTCAGATATTCTTGGTGGGCGACGAAGGCAGCACGCGTAGCAATGAATCAGTGGCCGCGGTACGACATATCCTCGATCGAACGCCCCTGCCGCCGGGAATCCATGCTTACCTGGCCGGTAATACCGTCCTCGTGGGCGATACCGTTTTAGTATCCAGCCAGAGCTTCAAAACTATGTCACTGGTATCGCTCACGGTGATCTTTGTGATGTTGCTTGTCGTCTACCGCTCAATAATCACCACCATCCTGGGTCTCTTTGTTGTCATTGTCGAGCTTCTTGCGGCACAGGGGGTCGCGGCCACCCTCGGCAACCTCAAATTCATCGGCCTCACGTCGGTTGCTACCAGCATGATTACCGGGCTGAGTATCGCTGCAGCAACCGACTATCTAATTTTCTTATTGGGGCGTTACCACGAGGCCCGATCCCTCGGCCAAGATCGTGAGACCGCCTTTCGGGCGGCGTACCAAGGTGTATGGCGGGTCATTTTGGCTTCCGGTTTGACTATCGCCGGGGCCTGTCTTTGTCTAGCCGCGACGAGGTTACCCTACTTCCAGACCTTGGGAGTGCCCTGCGCCGTTGCAATGCTGGTGATCATGGCAGCAGCGTTGACGCTAGCGCCCGCGGTGCTGGCATTTGCCTCCCGATTTGGACTGTTCGACCCTAAACGGGAATTATCCACCCGAAATTGGCGCAAGATAGGCGCCGTGGTGGTGCGCTGGCCGAAACCCATCATTGCCGTCACTACGATCATCGCCATAATGGGCTTCGCGGGACTCCTAACCTACATCCCCAATTACGACGATAGGAAATTTACCCCGCCAAATATGGCTGCAAATGTTGCATATTCGGCCGCAGATCGACATTTCTCACAGGCGCGCATGAATCCCGAACTGCTGATGGTTGAAGCAGACCACGATCTGCGTGATCCCGCCGATATGCTGGTCATAGACCGAGTTGCCAAGGGTGTATTCCACCTGCACGGCATCGAAAGAGTGCAGAGCATCACCAGGCCGCTGGGTGCGCCGCTGGAGCACAGCTCCATTCCCTTCCAGATCGCTCTACAAAGCTCTGCCACGTTGGAAACAGCGAAGTTCGTGAACGACAATGCGGATCAGCTCCTGCAGATGGCAGACGAACTGAGCACGACGACCGCCATCATGGAGCGAACGTACAACATCATGAAGGGTCTAACAGCAACCACTCACACTGCGGCGGGTCGGACTCGCGAGATAGTAGATACGACGAACGAGATCCGAGACCACGTGGCGAACTTTGATGACACATTCAGGCCATTTCGTAGCTACTTCTACTGGGAGCAGCACTGCGTCAACATACCGCTATGCTGGTCCGTGCGTTCGATTTTTGATGCGGTAGATGGTATCGACCAAATCGCACAGGAGCTGCAGGGCCTCAGTGGCGATTTTCAGCAGCTTGACCGACTTATGTCTGATTTGCTGCCTGAGTTTCCTATAGCGATCGCTTCGATGTACAGGATGCGCGATTTGGCGTTGTCCACACACAGCCGAACGGCCGGCATCCAGGCTCTTACGCAGGAAGCTGCCAACGGCGCGAGTCTCATGGGCGAGTATTTCGACCAAGCCAAAAATGACGACTCATTTTACTTGCCGCCTGACGTTTTTAACAATCCGGATTTCCTCCGCATTGAGAAATTATTCATGTCGCCCGACGGGAAAGCGGTAAGATTCGTCGTCACCCATCAAGGGGATCCCGCCTCGGTTGAGGGTGTCCGGCACGTCCGAGAAATCGAGGACTCGGTCGCCGAATCCCTTAAAGGAACCCCATTGGAAGGAGCGAGAGTATCCCTAGCAGGTGCCGCATCGGCGTACGCCGACGTCCAACATGGGGTCGTCATTGATTTGCTGGTCGCTGGGATCGCATCATTAATCCTGATCTTTACCATAATGCTGTTCGTCACCCGCAGTGTCATTGCTTCATTGGTCATTGTTGGCACCGTAGCGCTCTCCTTGGGGATGGCGTGCGGCCTTTCGGTTCTCATCTGGCAGGATTTCACTAACTTCGGTTTGTGGTGGCTCGTGCTGCCCCTGTCGTCGATAGTCCTGTTGGCGGTCGGATCGGACTACAATTTACTGGTCGTCTCCCGACTCAAAGAGGGACTAGACGCGGGATTAAATACCGCGATTATCCGCGGTATGGGCGCATCTGGCCGCGTCGTCACGGCGGCAGGTCTCGTATTCGCCTTCACGATGGCGTCGATGATCGTCAGCGATCTGCGCCTGGTGGGTGAGATCGGCACCACGATCGCTCTAGGGTTGCTCGTGGATACGCTCGTCGTGCGCTCCTTCATGACTCCGTCGATCGCGGCGGCGTTGGGGCGTTGGTTTTGGTGGCCTTTGAACACAATCCGGCCCCTAAAGTGA
- a CDS encoding PfaD family polyunsaturated fatty acid/polyketide biosynthesis protein — protein sequence MAFAPSDIAYVLRDFRRPLHIVRSAIDGAMGVGTDGELMASSSSDMFLLATLPPLYPEWLGDRSFHENHNVRFAYISGSMANGISTPTLVVAMAKAQMLGFFGAAGLSYQGVERGLAEIVRGLGEGKDSTWGANLIHSPGDPALEMSLAELYISHGVRKVEASAFMRLTPAVVHYALSGLTTDPAGQIVRNHSVFAKVSRPEVARQFMMPAPSAVVAELVAMGKLTTREAELGQHVAVAEDITVEADSGGHTDNRPLGVLFPEVAGLRDQVAAECELARPVRVGAAGGLGTPRSVAAAFAMGADYVLTGSINQTCAESGLSRSGRRLLADAKMSDVAMAPAADMFELGVNLQVLQRGTMFAQRARKLYQMYRANPGLNAIVGEAERELEKIFGMEIGRVWDETQDFWRQRDASVLDRAARDPKFEMALVFRWYLGRSSRWAINGDSDRTIDYQIWCGPALGGFNSWVADTYLADWEHRRVVDVALNLLEGAAQVTRAQQARSHGVPVPSAAFQYLPRRLC from the coding sequence GTGGCTTTCGCACCATCGGATATTGCATATGTACTAAGGGACTTCCGCCGACCATTGCACATCGTTCGGAGCGCTATTGATGGTGCTATGGGGGTAGGCACCGACGGCGAATTGATGGCTTCGAGCTCTTCGGACATGTTTCTCTTGGCGACGTTGCCACCATTGTATCCCGAGTGGCTTGGTGATCGATCTTTTCACGAAAATCACAACGTGCGGTTTGCATACATCAGCGGATCCATGGCTAATGGTATTTCTACTCCAACCCTTGTTGTGGCGATGGCGAAGGCGCAAATGCTGGGTTTTTTCGGGGCGGCTGGTCTCTCCTACCAAGGAGTGGAACGTGGACTGGCGGAAATCGTTAGGGGCCTAGGTGAAGGAAAAGATTCCACTTGGGGCGCGAACCTAATTCATTCGCCAGGTGATCCAGCCCTCGAAATGTCTCTCGCCGAGCTGTACATTTCTCATGGCGTGAGGAAAGTGGAGGCGTCGGCATTTATGAGGCTGACGCCGGCTGTCGTGCACTACGCGCTGTCGGGCTTAACCACCGATCCAGCCGGGCAAATCGTGCGTAACCACAGCGTCTTCGCCAAGGTTTCCAGGCCCGAGGTCGCGCGTCAATTTATGATGCCCGCGCCAAGCGCAGTCGTCGCCGAACTCGTCGCGATGGGCAAATTGACTACTCGAGAGGCGGAGCTGGGACAACATGTGGCGGTCGCCGAAGACATCACTGTTGAAGCAGACAGCGGCGGTCATACCGATAATCGCCCGTTGGGAGTGCTGTTCCCTGAGGTCGCTGGGCTGCGTGACCAGGTCGCGGCCGAATGTGAGTTGGCCCGACCGGTCCGGGTTGGAGCGGCAGGTGGCTTAGGCACGCCTCGTTCTGTGGCCGCTGCATTCGCGATGGGCGCTGACTATGTGCTGACAGGTTCGATCAATCAGACATGCGCCGAGTCGGGGCTGTCAAGGAGTGGGCGCCGATTGCTGGCGGACGCCAAAATGTCCGATGTGGCGATGGCTCCCGCGGCCGATATGTTCGAACTTGGCGTTAATCTCCAAGTGCTGCAGCGGGGAACTATGTTCGCTCAGCGCGCGCGCAAACTCTATCAGATGTATCGGGCGAATCCGGGCTTGAATGCGATTGTTGGAGAAGCGGAACGCGAATTAGAAAAGATATTTGGGATGGAAATTGGTCGGGTGTGGGATGAGACCCAAGATTTCTGGAGACAGCGGGATGCCTCGGTGCTCGACCGCGCGGCGCGAGACCCCAAATTCGAGATGGCTCTGGTATTCCGATGGTATTTAGGCCGGTCGAGTCGCTGGGCAATCAATGGCGATTCCGATCGGACGATAGATTACCAAATCTGGTGCGGTCCCGCCCTGGGCGGGTTCAATTCCTGGGTCGCCGATACATACTTGGCCGATTGGGAACACCGTCGAGTTGTAGATGTCGCCCTGAATCTGCTCGAGGGTGCTGCGCAAGTTACCCGCGCGCAACAGGCTCGTAGTCATGGTGTGCCAGTACCCTCTGCGGCATTCCAATATTTGCCTCGCCGGTTGTGCTGA